A window of the Fuscovulum sp. genome harbors these coding sequences:
- a CDS encoding trimethylamine methyltransferase family protein — translation MAMREARRGRREKAGASIAQLPWESVRNAYAPMEILSGDQMQDLHDTSIRILKELGVKVMGANVRALFATAGARIDDDGLVRIDETLVEAALSTVPREFTLTPRNPAKRVNLGGNHLAFGLVAGPPNVHDRVNGRRSGNLDDYRNFIRLAHHFNAIHMIGNQVTAPQELPANNRHLDTYFANLTLSDLTFHCTAIGRGRAMDGIRMMAISRGISLEDMARDPGVTTIISINSPRLLDDAMGDGLIAMAEHGQPVTITPFTLMGAMTPVSLPAAMAQQNAEALFGVVLTQLVRAGTPVMYGAFTSNVDMRSGAPAFGTPENTKANVIAGQLARRYGLPYRTSNANASNAVDLQAAYETSMATWGAVIGGANLIYHAAGWLEGGLTASYEKLILDVEILQNIVEFLRPLKWDADELGFEAIRDVPAGGHFFGAAHTMARYENAFYQPMLSDWRGYENWALAGAKEADARATDLWQQALAEYEEPPMDPAIREELEAYVAKRREEIGDDEP, via the coding sequence ATGGCGATGCGGGAAGCAAGACGAGGGCGGCGCGAAAAGGCCGGGGCCAGCATCGCCCAACTCCCATGGGAAAGCGTCCGGAACGCCTACGCGCCGATGGAGATTCTGTCCGGCGATCAGATGCAGGACTTGCACGACACCTCGATCCGCATCCTGAAGGAACTCGGGGTGAAGGTGATGGGTGCAAATGTCCGTGCCCTCTTCGCGACCGCAGGGGCCAGGATCGACGACGATGGCCTCGTGCGGATCGACGAAACCCTCGTCGAAGCCGCGTTATCCACCGTACCACGGGAATTCACGCTCACCCCGCGCAACCCCGCAAAGCGTGTGAACCTTGGCGGCAATCATCTGGCCTTTGGCTTGGTGGCGGGACCGCCGAATGTGCATGATCGGGTGAACGGACGCAGATCCGGGAACCTTGACGACTATCGCAACTTCATCCGGTTGGCGCATCATTTCAACGCCATCCATATGATCGGCAACCAGGTGACCGCGCCGCAGGAACTGCCCGCCAACAACCGGCATCTGGACACCTATTTCGCCAACCTCACGCTCTCGGACCTGACCTTCCATTGCACCGCCATCGGCAGGGGCCGGGCGATGGACGGGATCCGCATGATGGCCATTTCGCGGGGCATCAGCCTTGAGGATATGGCCCGCGACCCCGGCGTCACAACCATCATCTCGATCAACTCGCCACGGCTTCTGGATGACGCGATGGGCGATGGCCTCATCGCCATGGCCGAGCATGGCCAGCCTGTCACCATCACCCCCTTCACATTGATGGGAGCGATGACCCCGGTCTCCCTGCCCGCCGCCATGGCCCAACAGAATGCCGAGGCGCTGTTCGGTGTCGTCCTGACGCAGCTTGTCCGTGCCGGCACGCCGGTGATGTACGGCGCCTTCACCAGCAATGTCGACATGCGCTCGGGCGCGCCAGCCTTTGGCACGCCAGAGAACACCAAAGCCAACGTGATCGCGGGCCAGCTGGCGCGGCGATACGGATTGCCCTACCGAACCTCGAATGCCAATGCCTCGAACGCCGTCGATCTGCAGGCGGCCTATGAAACGTCGATGGCGACGTGGGGTGCGGTGATAGGCGGTGCGAACCTGATCTATCACGCGGCGGGGTGGCTCGAGGGTGGCTTGACCGCCAGCTACGAGAAGCTGATCCTGGATGTGGAAATCCTTCAGAACATCGTGGAATTCCTGCGGCCGCTGAAATGGGATGCTGATGAACTCGGCTTCGAGGCGATCCGCGATGTGCCCGCAGGCGGCCATTTCTTCGGTGCGGCGCATACCATGGCGCGCTATGAAAATGCCTTCTACCAGCCGATGCTGTCGGACTGGCGGGGGTACGAGAACTGGGCGCTTGCGGGTGCGAAAGAGGCAGACGCCCGCGCGACCGACCTCTGGCAACAGGCGTTGGCTGAATATGAAGAGCCGCCGATGGACCCTGCCATCCGCGAAGAACTGGAAGCCTATGTCGCAAAGCGGCGGGAAGAGATCGGCGATGACGAGCCCTGA